Proteins encoded within one genomic window of Panicum virgatum strain AP13 chromosome 1N, P.virgatum_v5, whole genome shotgun sequence:
- the LOC120655703 gene encoding cysteine proteinase 1-like produces the protein MAHRVLLLLSLAAAAAVVTAAVDAEDPLIRQVVPGGDDNDLELNAESHFLSFVQRFGKSYKDADEHAYRLSVFKSNLRRARRHQLLDPSAEHGITKFSDLTPAEFRRTYLGLRKSRRALLRELGGSAHEAPVLPTDGLPEDFDWRDHGAVGPVKNQGSCGSCWSFSASGALEGAHYLATGKLEVLSEQQFVDCDHECDSSEPDSCDAGCNGGLMTTAFSYLQKAGGLESEKDYPYTGRDGKCNFDKSKIVASVQNFSVVSVDEGQIAANLIKHGPLAIGINAAYMQTYIGGVSCPYICGRHLDHGVLLVGYGAAGFAPIRLKEKPYWIIKNSWGENWGENGYYKICRGSNARNKCGVDSMVSTVSAIHASKE, from the exons ATGGCTCatcgcgtcctcctcctcctctccctcgccgcggcggccgcggtcgtcaccgccgccgtcgacgccgagGACCCCCTGATCCGTCAGGTGGTGCCCGGCGGCGACGACAACGACCTGGAGCTGAACGCGGAGTCCCACTTCTTGAGCTTCGTGCAGCGCTTCGGCAAGTCCTACAAGGACGCCGACGAGCACGCGTACCGGCTGTCCGTGTTCAAGTCCAAcctgcgccgcgcgcgccgccaccagctGCTGGACCCGTCGGCGGAGCACGGCATCACCAAGTTCTCCGACCTGACCCCGGCCGAGTTCCGCCGGACCTACCTCGGCCTCCGCAAGTCCCGGCGCGCGCTCCTCAGGGAGCTCGGGGGCTCGGCGCACGAGGCGCCCGTGCTCCCCACCGACGGCCTCCCCGAGGACTTCGACTGGAGGGACCACGGCGCCGTCGGCCCCGTCAAGAACCAG ggTTCATGCGGGTCGTGCTGGTCGTTCAGCGCGTCGGGAGCGCTGGAGGGTGCGCACTACCTCGCCACCGGCAAGCTGGAGGTGCTCTCCGAGCAGCAGTTTGTCGACTGCGACCATGAG TGTGATTCATCAGAACCTGATTCATGTGATGCGGGATGCAATGGTGGGCTGATGACCACAGCCTTCAGTTATCTCCAGAAAGCTGGTGGCCTTGAGAGTGAGAAGGATTACCCGTACACTGGGAGAGATGGCAAATGCAATTTTGACAAGTCGAAGATTGTTGCTTCGGTTCAAAACTTCAGTGTTGTCTCTGTGGATGAAGGCCAAATTGCTGCCAACCTTATCAAACATGGTCCACTGGCAA TTGGTATCAATGCTGCGTACATGCAGACATACATCGGTGGTGTGTCATGCCCATACATCTGCGGCAGGCACCTTGACCACGGTGTTCTCCTTGTCGGCTACGGTGCAGCTGGTTTCGCCCCCATCCGCCTGAAGGAGAAGCCCTACTGGATCATCAAGAACTCGTGGGGTGAGAACTGGGGCGAGAATGGGTACTACAAGATCTGCAGGGGCTCCAACGCCCGCAACAAGTGTGGCGTCGACTCCATGGTCTCCACGGTGTCCGCTATCCATGCCTCTAAGGAGTAG